A genomic region of Colletotrichum destructivum chromosome 5, complete sequence contains the following coding sequences:
- a CDS encoding Putative small GTP-binding protein — translation MSRLNKHHQSCRELHVVVLGAGGVGKSCLTAQFVHNEWIESYDPTIEDTYRTQLQVDGRQVVLEILDTAGTEQFVAMRDLYMKSGQGFILVFSITSSSSMNEIEMLREEITRIKDDDNVPIVIVGNKADLEEQRSVPRQRAFACSQMWDAPYYETSARTRTNVDAVFIDICRQLLMKDEKFQSQVAQDDDEHEYEKTPGLMGFAKRKNRRRRRPDGHRCVIL, via the exons ATGTCACGCCTAAACAAACACCATCAGTCATG CCGTGAGCTCCACGTCGTCGTGCTTGGCGCTG GAGGTGTTGGGAAGAGCTGTTTAACAG CTCAATTCGTTCACAATGAGTGGATTGAGAGCTACGATCCTACTATTGAAGACACCTACCGGACACAACTCCAGGTTGAT GGACGCCAAGTTGTCTTGGAAAT CCTTGACACTGCAGGCACAGAGCAATTTG TTGCCATGCGCGACCTATACATGAAGTCTGGTCAGGGCTTTATTTTGGTGTTTAGCATcacctcatcctcgtcaatgAATGAGATTGAGATGCTGCGTGAGGAAATAACTCGCATCAAGGATGATGACAATGTTcccatcgtcatcgttgGCAACAAGGCCGACTTGGAAGAGCAGCGGTCTGTACCCAGACAAAGGGCTTTTGCCTGTTCCCAAATGTGGGATGCGCCCTACTATGAGACAAGCGCCAGGACCCGGA CCAACGTCGATGCCGTGTTCATAGATATCTGCCGCCAACTGCTCATGAAGGATGAGAAGTTTCAAAGCCAGGTCGctcaagacgacgacgagcacgagTACGAGAAAACCCCTGGTCTCATGGGATTTGCCAAGCGGAAAAAccgaagacggagaaggccCGACGGTCACCGATGCGTGATCTTGTGA